Sequence from the Mugil cephalus isolate CIBA_MC_2020 chromosome 20, CIBA_Mcephalus_1.1, whole genome shotgun sequence genome:
GATTTTGgtaagatttttgttttgtttttataatctACTGGTGATATATTTGAAAACACGTGATCCTATTTGTCCCGAGAAATGAAGATCTTATTTCTGATTTCTTCTCTTTTAGGACCTGAAGGGAGCAGTTGTGAAAATCTGTAGGTTCTTGTGCCAAAACCTGAGCGAAGCTGACATCCAGCAAGTTGTCGAAAAAGCTACATTCAAGACCATGAAGACGGACTCAAAAGCCAACTATGAGTTTGTCCCACAAGACAAGATCAGTGGAAACTTCATGCGCAAAGGTCAGATAGCAAAATTACAGCACATgtatagaaataaatgaatgaatcagatATTCAGATGGGTTTGGTTTTCATTGCAGGTCAGATTGGCGACTGGAAGAATTTACTTACTGCTGAACAGAGTGAAAGAGTGGATCAGCTCATCAAGAAGAAACTTGGTGATCTGTCTCTGAAGTTCATCTTTGAATAGCTAAAACTGACTGTCTTTCACTGTCCTTGATGAACAGCTGTGACTAAAGTGTTAAtatgaagcagagaagaaaagcTTTCTATCCTTTTTTTGAAGGTctgaattcagaaaaaaataaagacactttaaaagtaaTCATCCAATCTGTGGTCTTTATTGAATGTTAAGATgaattcatttgtgtttctatATGTATGATGAAGGCTGCTTTGGTCACACTTCAGTTTTCTTCATCTAAAAAGAGAAcaggagagaagaaaatgttgaatCAGTGAAACATCACtacattaatataaaaaaaaaatagtctttattattagattattcACTGCTAACTCAGTGAACCTGCATCTCAAAATGAAACCCTGAACTAAAACTCAATGGGAAGGGCTGGTACTGGGAACAATCCAAGAAACaaatttgttttatgtctgCCATGACCCAAAATGACTTGTAGAAgaataataaaaggaaacaaaataagATCAATAAACATGCCTGTTGTGTAAAGGTACTgtaatgtagaaaataaagtcAGCCAGACAGAAAGTTGTGCAATGTGACTGACTGCACAAACTTGATCGAACTCAAGAGCTAGtcaaatttgtttaaataaacgCTGACCACTACAATGAATCTTGTGGCACTCACAAGCAGCCTGAAGTGTCCATGTATTAATATGGAACATAGTTTACTATCAGTGTTACcagaacattttcatttaccTCTACACACACCACCAGGCCcacactgtacatgtacatcATAATGAAACACCTTCATTTGTGGCGTTAAATCAGCCACTAACAACTCATtgtcaccttcttcttcctcatcctcttcatcctcctcttcctcatcctcctcatcagagctgaaggttccgTCAGGCAGGCTGTACACCCGAATCACTTGCTGTGGATTGGAAACGCAGAATATCGATTAGTCCGCTCCAACAGCTTACAGCTGCCTCTGGATGTTGTGTAATCTGATGTCTCACCTTGTTGGGGTCCTTGAGGATGAGGTACTTGCCCTCGTCCAGCTTACGGCAGATATCGATGACGCAGCGGAGGATTCCCCACGCGTTCTCCATGCTCAGGTTGATCTGGCTGGCAAACTCATTGGGTTTGAACTGCTGGGTGCCGAGGATGACGTGGCGGGCGGAGTCCTTCACGTGGTACCGAGACACGTACCTGAAAAGcacacagtgatgcagtgactGCCATCAGTACAAGCTGtcatcatttaattatttcattaatcaTCATTTAGTGAAGAACCTGAGtggactctactttctcaggaagctcaggtctttcaatgtgtgcagtgagttactagagtctcTCTACCAGTCTTgttctgtgctgtggtttgttggtggagtagtaccagcaacaaagacatcagtaggatcaacaactgatctggaagatgtacctaataaagtggtaaCTGATTATGATCAGGCCTCCAtctcctgcctccctccacACAGAGTACAACACAATCACGTCTTTCCCTCCTCACCCCAGTTTGAGGTACTCTGATCCAGCCAGCATTGCGCAGCAGGTCCAGCGGGCCAGTTTGTAGCTGTTGTTCTTCAGCTCCGTGGCCAGGACGGCTCCTCTCTGAGAGTCCAGCTTCTGACGCCAGTCCACCCCGTTACAATACTGACAACCAGAGAAATCAGAACAGACATTTAACACGACGGACTGACCTCTACAGAAATTCATGAAGACTAAACCAGTTTTCTGTCCTGCGTCTTACCCTGGAGTCCCACTCATTGAGGGTCTTGACGTTAATGAAGGACACTTCTCCGTTGGCTCCGGTCATCACTCCATCGTGCTCACAGCGGACGATCAGATCAATGTCCTCCCCGAGCTTCCAGTGACGGtatctgaaacacaaagagaaattCAGCAATCAACAATGTACACTAGCATAGAGTCACAATCAGCATGCTCTTTAGCTGCTTTTAGTCACTGAGCATTACTAGAGTCTTACCTGTAAGCTACAGATGCCACCTCACTCTTGTCCATGTCCTCTTCCACAAATGGGTTGGAGTTAGGGAACTTGTACCTCTCTCCaccctgaaaaaaagaaaacacaaccatCAGACATCTTTGTGAAGTAATAAATGTATTAGAAACAGTTATGCTTGTTTGTGGATTTGTTCTCCTACCATGCGTAAACACTGCTGGCTGAAGTTGTGGTTGATGTATGTGGCCTCCATTGCCAGGTTGCGAGGAGAATTGAAGGAGTTGCCCTCATCCTGTGGAGGCTCATTGGCGGTCTCGCTCACAGTTAGCAAATCTGAGAGGAACAGGGCCGAACAGTAGAGAGTAAATACAGCAGCACGCATAGACAGAGCCAACAGTGACCAGTAGAAGTGTGACTGAGTGGAATAAGAATATGCTCCAAACTATCACTATCAGAATAATCAGTTCCTATCTACCAATGCTAGTGTTATCTCTGCTCACTATGTGCACACCAGTGTCACTTTGCAGTAAACCTGAAATCACATTGTTGGACATTCTGAATGCATCTAGCTCATGTTAGACTAATGTGAGAGCTAATTAAGACTGAAATCCTCTGTGAAACCAGCCTCACCAAAGTCAGAGTTATCCCTCTTGTCAAAGAACAACTTGTTGCCCACTCTCTGCACAATGATGTCCCAGGAGTTGACTGAGCGCGTGCAGCACATCAAGGTGGCCAAGATGGCGTCAGTGGCAAACACATTACCCTGAGTCTTAGCCAGCTGGAAAAAGAAGACTACATGTTAAAGCCGGCATACAAAAAGAGTTCTGACAGGAGGATGTTGTTATGTAAAGATGTGTGTACCTTGCGGATGACAGGATCGTCAGTGGTGGTAACAGTGTGGAAAATCCTCTTGATGCTTTTCAGCTGCTTTTCATTGCGAGTGGTGATTCGATCAAACGCCTTATCGTAGTACTCCAAGGCACCACAACACTCACTGCagggaacaaaaataaaaaactgaatcaATGTCTGGATTTCTCCCTAGATACCAAACAGCACGTCAGCTTCACCTACATGTCCACAGGGTCAGCCACCTCCATGTATCTCATCTTCATCAGTCTGGGGAagtccatctcctccttcacctcccagTCGCTCCTTACCTCTACTGAGGAATCTCTGGGCTTCAGCTGCGCCTTTGTGAAAACAGATTGGATGAGGAAAAACAACGCCTGACACCTTTACAGTTTATAATTGGACTTAAGTAACTAACTGTTACCTGAGACTTTTGGTCCCACTTCTGACGGACACCAAACTGCTTTTGGAACTTCTTCTGCAGCCGCATGCGATCTCTGAAAAGAGATGAAACGTGAGTCTTCACAGTCTGAGGAGCTGTGTATGTTCAGATCTGATCTCCTAATTCTTTATGATCTCACCTCTCCTTTTGCTTGGCGCTCTTCGGGAGCGTCTGCATGTTGAACTGGGTCAGGTTCCTGCGGTCTTTGTCCCTGCGCAGATTCCTCTGTGGAAACAAACTTGTTACTTAAGTACTGAAAAGAGGACACATAACTCTCACATCTGTCTCACATCTGTCGCCTCAGTAATGATCTGCTATACCTGAGCAAACCTCATGCGGTTCCTCTGGTAGGCCGTCTTCTGAGTCTTGGCAGTGTCCACCAGCTGGAAGCTCGTCTCGTCCTCCTCGTGGAAGTAGGCATACTGACTGCCACCCCCGAACTGAGAGGAATATTTATCTAAAGACAAGAAATTAACAattaattaactttatttatgcaACTGATGTTTAACGcacatatattaaaaataaaaataaataattcaggcTGATGCAAATCTCTTCACATACACCTGACGAAATCTACAGACAGACCACCTTTACAACAGCTGTCTGAACTCACTTGTGTATCTCTTGTCTTGGTAAGTTGCTCCAGTCCAGTCAGCAACCtgacagacacaacacacagaacaTTAACCAAACAAACcccagagattttttttatatttagagAACTTAGGGGAGAGAACAAACCTTGCCCAGACGGTCTCCTTTGCTGAAAGGTTGGTAGGGCATGTCTTTAAACTTCTCAGGGACCGCACACGGGCCCCATCCAGACGGATTGTCCTGGATCACTGGGGCGTGGAACTTTGCCATGACCT
This genomic interval carries:
- the eif3d gene encoding eukaryotic translation initiation factor 3 subunit D isoform X2, whose amino-acid sequence is MAKFHAPVIQDNPSGWGPCAVPEKFKDMPYQPFSKGDRLGKVADWTGATYQDKRYTNKYSSQFGGGSQYAYFHEEDETSFQLVDTAKTQKTAYQRNRMRFAQRNLRRDKDRRNLTQFNMQTLPKSAKQKERDRMRLQKKFQKQFGVRQKWDQKSQLKPRDSSVEVRSDWEVKEEMDFPRLMKMRYMEVADPVDIECCGALEYYDKAFDRITTRNEKQLKSIKRIFHTVTTTDDPVIRKLAKTQGNVFATDAILATLMCCTRSVNSWDIIVQRVGNKLFFDKRDNSDFDLLTVSETANEPPQDEGNSFNSPRNLAMEATYINHNFSQQCLRMGGERYKFPNSNPFVEEDMDKSEVASVAYRYRHWKLGEDIDLIVRCEHDGVMTGANGEVSFINVKTLNEWDSRYCNGVDWRQKLDSQRGAVLATELKNNSYKLARWTCCAMLAGSEYLKLGYVSRYHVKDSARHVILGTQQFKPNEFASQINLSMENAWGILRCVIDICRKLDEGKYLILKDPNKQVIRVYSLPDGTFSSDEEDEEEEDEEDEEEEDEEN
- the eif3d gene encoding eukaryotic translation initiation factor 3 subunit D isoform X1; its protein translation is MAKFHAPVIQDNPSGWGPCAVPEKFKDMPYQPFSKGDRLGKVADWTGATYQDKRYTNKYSSQFGGGSQYAYFHEEDETSFQLVDTAKTQKTAYQRNRMRFAQRNLRRDKDRRNLTQFNMQTLPKSAKQKERDRMRLQKKFQKQFGVRQKWDQKSQAQLKPRDSSVEVRSDWEVKEEMDFPRLMKMRYMEVADPVDIECCGALEYYDKAFDRITTRNEKQLKSIKRIFHTVTTTDDPVIRKLAKTQGNVFATDAILATLMCCTRSVNSWDIIVQRVGNKLFFDKRDNSDFDLLTVSETANEPPQDEGNSFNSPRNLAMEATYINHNFSQQCLRMGGERYKFPNSNPFVEEDMDKSEVASVAYRYRHWKLGEDIDLIVRCEHDGVMTGANGEVSFINVKTLNEWDSRYCNGVDWRQKLDSQRGAVLATELKNNSYKLARWTCCAMLAGSEYLKLGYVSRYHVKDSARHVILGTQQFKPNEFASQINLSMENAWGILRCVIDICRKLDEGKYLILKDPNKQVIRVYSLPDGTFSSDEEDEEEEDEEDEEEEDEEN